In Micromonospora purpureochromogenes, a single window of DNA contains:
- a CDS encoding DHH family phosphoesterase, whose amino-acid sequence MLTGPARTGPDESDWAAAVTAVRRLPADARVLLICHVNPDGDALGSMLGFGLGLRRLGVRHLQATFPGPPEVPEPFRWLPGLDLLVPSTKAYPDPDLVVCFDAASESRLGELVDRLDTAGDALVLDHHASNTRFGRVHLVDPAAAATSVVVDELLTRLDVPLDAEIAQCLYVALTTDTGSFRFEATTPAVHQFAARLLATGIRPGDISRQVFDTRPFGAVRLFGEVLGRARLEPAAAAGNGLVWTYATQDDLARHDQRPYVLEALIDSVRCTAEADVACVLKQVGPAEWAVSMRSKGAVDVSAVAVALGGGGHRFAAGFTGAGSAEDVVRSIRAELDGALIAR is encoded by the coding sequence CTGCTCACCGGGCCGGCCCGCACCGGCCCGGACGAGTCCGACTGGGCCGCCGCCGTCACGGCGGTACGCCGGCTGCCGGCCGACGCCCGGGTGCTGCTGATCTGTCACGTCAACCCGGACGGCGACGCGCTGGGCAGCATGCTCGGCTTCGGGCTCGGGCTGCGCCGGCTCGGCGTACGGCACCTCCAGGCGACCTTCCCCGGGCCACCCGAGGTGCCCGAGCCGTTCCGCTGGCTGCCGGGGCTCGACCTGCTGGTGCCGTCGACCAAGGCGTACCCGGATCCGGACCTGGTGGTCTGCTTCGACGCGGCGAGCGAGTCCCGGCTGGGTGAGCTGGTCGACCGTCTCGACACCGCCGGCGACGCGCTGGTCCTCGACCACCACGCCTCCAACACCCGGTTCGGCCGGGTGCACCTGGTCGACCCGGCGGCCGCGGCCACCTCGGTCGTCGTCGACGAGCTGCTCACCCGGCTCGACGTGCCACTGGACGCGGAGATCGCCCAGTGCCTCTATGTCGCGCTGACCACCGACACCGGGTCGTTCCGGTTCGAGGCCACCACCCCCGCCGTGCACCAGTTCGCGGCCCGGCTGCTGGCCACCGGCATCCGCCCGGGGGACATCTCCCGCCAGGTCTTCGACACCCGGCCGTTCGGCGCCGTCCGGCTCTTCGGCGAGGTGCTGGGCCGGGCCCGCCTGGAGCCCGCGGCCGCCGCCGGCAACGGACTGGTCTGGACGTACGCGACCCAGGACGACCTGGCCCGGCACGACCAGCGCCCGTACGTGCTGGAGGCGCTGATCGACTCCGTGCGGTGCACCGCCGAGGCCGACGTGGCCTGCGTGCTCAAGCAGGTCGGCCCGGCCGAGTGGGCCGTGTCGATGCGCAGCAAGGGCGCGGTGGACGTGAGCGCCGTGGCGGTGGCGCTGGGCGGTGGCGGCCACCGGTTCGCCGCCGGGTTCACCGGGGCGGGTAGCGCCGAGGACGTGGTGCGCTCCATCCGGGCCGAGCTGGACGGCGCGCTGATCGCCCGCTGA
- the rbfA gene encoding 30S ribosome-binding factor RbfA, which produces MTDPAKVRRHAERIRELVASVVRSQIKDPRLGMITITDARITADLRDATVFYTVLGDSAAQASTAAALESAKGMLRSTVGKALGLRHSPTLTFVLDDVQDQVKHIDDLLAAARQSDAEVQRLAAQAKYAGEAQPYRLDEDEDEDAEGDQNDEGTPSATDRR; this is translated from the coding sequence ATGACGGATCCGGCCAAGGTACGCCGGCACGCGGAGCGCATTCGCGAACTGGTCGCGTCGGTGGTGCGGAGCCAGATCAAGGACCCCCGGCTCGGGATGATCACCATCACCGACGCCCGGATCACCGCCGACCTGCGTGACGCCACCGTCTTCTACACGGTGCTCGGTGACTCGGCCGCCCAGGCCAGCACCGCCGCCGCCCTGGAGAGCGCCAAGGGCATGCTGCGCAGCACAGTCGGCAAGGCCCTCGGGCTGCGCCACTCGCCGACCCTGACCTTCGTCCTCGACGACGTGCAGGACCAGGTCAAGCACATCGACGACCTGCTCGCCGCGGCCCGCCAGTCCGACGCCGAGGTGCAGCGGCTGGCGGCCCAGGCCAAGTACGCGGGCGAGGCCCAGCCGTACCGGCTCGACGAGGACGAAGACGAGGACGCCGAGGGCGACCAGAACGACGAGGGCACCCCGTCGGCCACGGATCGGCGGTGA
- a CDS encoding DUF503 domain-containing protein, with product MYTGTAVFDLLLPGDSRSLKAKRSYVRPIVAALRRFEVSAAEVGALDLHGRAEIGVAVVAAEAAHVREVLDSCERLVAGRPEAELLSVRRRLHGEDD from the coding sequence ATGTACACGGGAACCGCGGTCTTCGACCTGCTGCTGCCGGGCGACTCACGGTCGCTCAAGGCCAAGAGATCATATGTACGCCCCATCGTGGCGGCGCTGCGCCGATTCGAGGTGTCGGCAGCCGAGGTGGGCGCGCTGGACCTGCACGGCCGGGCCGAGATCGGCGTGGCCGTGGTGGCCGCCGAGGCGGCCCACGTGCGCGAGGTGCTCGACTCCTGTGAGCGCCTGGTGGCCGGGCGCCCCGAGGCCGAACTGCTGTCGGTGCGCCGCCGATTGCACGGCGAGGACGACTGA
- the infB gene encoding translation initiation factor IF-2, which translates to MAGKARVHELAKELGVESKTVLAKLKEMGEFVKSASSTVEAPVARRLRGAFVASAGGASAQAAPPAAAPTPTPTPSPAPGAPRVSAKPMPPRRPAAPTPGPKPKGPVPGPPQPAAPVAKPASAHDIEVAAAEARAAALKAEQEAAVKAAQAARQQQRENVRREPPTEGGPRPGPRPGPNAVPPRPGTPAAGRPGAPAPGPGARPGGRPPARGAGNNPFGIQGGQQRPPAAGGPRPSPAGMPPRPSPASMPPRPSPASMPSQRPTTGRPGGPGGGRGGPGGGAGRPGGGAGGGFRPGGGGGGGGAGGGFRGGPGGGGGGGGFRGGPGGGGGAPGGGFRPGAPAGGGGRPGGGGRGRGGGAAGAFGRPGGRPTRGRKSKKQRRQEFDNLSAPTMSSGAPRGQGQVVRLSRGASLSDFADKINANPGSLVQEMFNLGEMVTATQSCSDETLLLLGEHLGFDVQIVSPEDEDRELLAQFNIDLDAEVAAERLVSRAPVVTVMGHVDHGKTKLLDAIRKANVVAGEAGGITQHIGAYQVHVPHEGEDRAVTFIDTPGHEAFTAMRARGAQVTDIVVLVVAADDGVMPQTIEALNHAKAAEVPIVVAVNKVDKPEANPDKVRQQLTEYGLVAEEYGGDTMFVNVAAKPGIGIDELLEAVLLTADASLELTAPIDGPAQGVAIEAHLDKGRGAVATVLVQKGTLRAGDSIVAGGAHGRVRAMLDENGNQVAEAGPARPVLVLGLTAVPGAGDTFLAAADDRTVRQIAEQRQARRRAASFANSRGRATLETLMEQLKEGEKTSLNLVLKGDVSGSVEALEDALFNLDIPEEVQLRIIHRGVGAITESDVMLASASSEAVTIIGFNVRAANKVREIADREGVEIRYYTVIYQAIEEIDAALKGLLKPEYEEVELGSAEIRDVFRSSKIGNISGCIVRSGIIRRNAKARVLRDGAVVADNLTISSLKRFKDDATEVREGFECGLTLGGFNNVQVGDIIETFEMREKPRA; encoded by the coding sequence AGCTGGCAAAAGAGCTCGGGGTCGAAAGCAAGACCGTTCTCGCCAAGCTGAAGGAAATGGGCGAGTTCGTGAAGTCCGCGTCCAGCACCGTCGAGGCGCCCGTCGCCCGACGGCTGCGTGGCGCATTCGTCGCGTCCGCCGGAGGCGCCTCGGCGCAGGCCGCCCCACCGGCGGCCGCCCCGACCCCGACCCCGACGCCGTCCCCGGCCCCGGGCGCCCCCCGGGTGTCGGCCAAGCCGATGCCGCCCCGGCGGCCGGCCGCGCCGACCCCTGGGCCGAAGCCCAAGGGCCCCGTTCCCGGTCCGCCGCAGCCGGCGGCCCCGGTCGCCAAGCCGGCGAGCGCCCACGACATCGAGGTGGCGGCCGCCGAGGCGCGCGCCGCCGCGCTGAAGGCTGAGCAGGAGGCCGCGGTCAAGGCCGCGCAGGCCGCCCGCCAGCAGCAGCGCGAGAACGTCCGACGGGAGCCCCCGACCGAGGGTGGTCCCCGTCCGGGTCCCCGCCCGGGTCCCAACGCCGTGCCCCCGCGTCCGGGTACCCCGGCCGCCGGTCGTCCCGGCGCGCCGGCCCCGGGTCCGGGTGCCCGTCCGGGCGGTCGTCCGCCGGCGCGCGGCGCCGGTAACAACCCGTTCGGTATCCAGGGCGGCCAGCAGCGGCCGCCGGCCGCCGGTGGCCCCCGGCCCAGCCCGGCGGGCATGCCGCCGCGGCCGAGCCCGGCCTCCATGCCGCCGCGGCCCAGCCCGGCTTCCATGCCGAGCCAGCGTCCGACCACCGGTCGCCCCGGCGGTCCCGGTGGCGGTCGTGGCGGCCCCGGTGGCGGCGCAGGTCGTCCCGGCGGCGGCGCTGGCGGTGGCTTCCGCCCCGGTGGCGGTGGCGGTGGCGGTGGCGCTGGCGGTGGCTTCCGCGGCGGTCCCGGTGGCGGTGGCGGTGGCGGTGGCTTCCGCGGCGGTCCCGGTGGCGGTGGCGGTGCTCCGGGCGGCGGTTTCCGTCCGGGTGCCCCGGCCGGCGGCGGTGGTCGTCCGGGTGGCGGCGGTCGTGGCCGTGGCGGCGGTGCCGCGGGTGCCTTCGGGCGTCCGGGTGGCCGGCCGACCCGCGGTCGCAAGTCCAAGAAGCAGCGCAGACAGGAGTTCGACAACCTGTCGGCCCCGACCATGAGCTCGGGTGCCCCCCGGGGTCAGGGTCAGGTCGTCCGGCTCTCCCGTGGCGCGTCGCTGTCGGACTTCGCCGACAAGATCAACGCCAACCCGGGTTCGCTGGTCCAGGAGATGTTCAACCTGGGCGAGATGGTCACGGCGACCCAGTCCTGCTCTGACGAGACCCTGCTGCTGCTGGGTGAGCACCTCGGCTTCGATGTGCAGATCGTCAGCCCGGAGGACGAGGACCGCGAGCTGCTCGCGCAGTTCAACATCGACCTCGACGCCGAGGTCGCGGCGGAGCGACTTGTCAGCCGTGCGCCGGTGGTGACCGTCATGGGTCACGTCGACCACGGTAAGACCAAGCTGCTCGACGCGATCCGCAAGGCGAACGTCGTGGCCGGTGAGGCGGGTGGCATCACCCAGCACATCGGTGCCTACCAGGTCCACGTCCCGCACGAGGGCGAGGACCGGGCGGTGACCTTCATCGACACCCCGGGTCACGAGGCGTTCACCGCCATGCGTGCCCGTGGTGCCCAGGTGACGGACATCGTGGTGCTGGTGGTCGCGGCCGACGACGGCGTGATGCCGCAGACGATCGAGGCGTTGAACCACGCCAAGGCGGCTGAGGTGCCGATCGTGGTGGCGGTCAACAAGGTCGACAAGCCCGAGGCCAACCCGGACAAGGTCCGCCAGCAGCTGACCGAGTACGGGCTGGTCGCCGAGGAGTACGGCGGCGACACCATGTTCGTCAACGTGGCCGCCAAGCCGGGTATCGGCATCGACGAACTGCTCGAGGCGGTCCTGCTGACCGCCGACGCGTCGCTGGAGCTGACCGCTCCGATCGACGGGCCGGCGCAGGGTGTGGCCATCGAGGCGCACCTGGACAAGGGCCGCGGTGCGGTGGCGACGGTGCTGGTGCAGAAGGGCACCCTGCGGGCGGGCGACTCCATCGTCGCCGGCGGGGCGCACGGCCGGGTTCGGGCGATGCTCGACGAGAACGGCAACCAGGTCGCCGAGGCAGGACCGGCCCGTCCGGTGCTCGTCCTCGGTCTGACCGCGGTGCCGGGCGCCGGCGACACCTTCCTCGCGGCGGCCGACGACCGTACGGTGCGGCAGATCGCCGAGCAGCGGCAGGCACGGCGGCGGGCGGCGTCCTTCGCCAACTCCCGCGGTCGGGCCACCCTCGAGACGCTCATGGAGCAGCTCAAGGAGGGCGAGAAGACCTCGCTCAACCTGGTGCTCAAGGGCGACGTCTCCGGTTCCGTGGAGGCCCTCGAGGACGCGCTGTTCAACCTCGACATCCCGGAGGAGGTCCAGCTCAGGATCATCCACCGGGGCGTGGGTGCGATCACCGAGAGCGACGTCATGCTCGCGAGCGCCTCGTCCGAGGCGGTCACGATCATCGGCTTCAACGTGCGGGCCGCCAACAAGGTCCGCGAGATCGCCGACCGCGAGGGCGTGGAGATCCGGTACTACACGGTCATCTACCAGGCCATCGAGGAGATCGACGCCGCGCTCAAGGGTCTGCTCAAGCCGGAGTACGAGGAGGTCGAGCTGGGCAGCGCGGAGATCCGCGACGTCTTCCGCTCGTCCAAGATCGGCAACATCTCCGGTTGTATCGTCCGGTCCGGCATCATCCGCCGCAACGCCAAGGCGCGGGTGCTGCGGGACGGGGCGGTCGTGGCGGACAACCTCACGATCAGCTCCCTCAAGCGGTTCAAGGACGACGCGACGGAGGTCCGCGAGGGCTTCGAGTGTGGTCTGACGCTGGGCGGTTTCAACAACGTCCAGGTCGGCGACATCATCGAGACCTTCGAGATGCGGGAGAAGCCGCGCGCCTGA